In a genomic window of Chrysemys picta bellii isolate R12L10 chromosome 1, ASM1138683v2, whole genome shotgun sequence:
- the SIAH3 gene encoding seven in absentia homolog 3 isoform X2, with the protein MCPLFSCQWEGHVEVVVSHLRQTHRINILHGAEIVFLATDMHLPAPTDWIIMHSCLGHHFLLVLRKQEKYEGHPQFFATMMLIGTPTQADNFTYRLELNRNQRRLKWEATPRSVLECVDSVISDGDCLVLNTSLAQLFSDNGSLAIGIAITASKVHAAEAEM; encoded by the coding sequence ATGTGCCCTCTGTTTTCCTGTCAATGGGAAGGCCATGTAGAAGTGGTGGTATCACATCTGAGACAGACGCATCGGATCAACATCCTTCATGGGGCAGAGATTGTTTTCCTGGCCACAGACATGCACCTCCCTGCACCAACAGATTGGATAATAATGCATTCTTGCCTGGGCCACCATTTTTTGCTTGTGCTCAGGAAGCAGGAGAAATACGAAGGCCACCCCCAGTTCTTTGCCACCATGATGTTGATTGGCACCCCCACACAAGCCGATAACTTCACCTACAGGCTTGAGCTCAACAGGAATCAGAGGCGCCTGAAGTGGGAAGCTACCCCGAGATCTGTACTGGAGTGCGTTGACTCTGTCATATCAGACGGCGATTGCCTTGTCCTTAACACCTCACTGGCCCAGCTCTTCTCTGACAATGGAAGCCTGGCGATAGGAATTGCAATAACTGCGAGCAAAGTTCACgctgctgaagcagaaatgtaa